The following coding sequences lie in one Panicum virgatum strain AP13 chromosome 6N, P.virgatum_v5, whole genome shotgun sequence genomic window:
- the LOC120678364 gene encoding protein PAF1 homolog, whose translation MASYRPYPPPPQHPPPPPPQGGFPPQMNPYAPPPPQQAPYGRMPAPPYHTGAPPPPPPGPPPPHQPQFNFGPGPPQQAPPPPQMYYQPPPPPYGGTSNPPPPPPSAPPPPPSPPPAAPPPPPPPPAQLPPAQAPPPPKEQRPKAALPRAETEEERRARKKREFEKQRVEDRKQQQMMRQTQATILQRTQQVRTSQQQPSSQSRHHHPPGGSRAAATGSRPASAPNAERFENRLKKPTTFLCKHKFRNELPDPSAQLKWLPLNKDKDRYTKYRITSLEKNYMPKMIVPEDLGIPLDLLDMSVYNPSAVQPPIAPEDEELLRDDEVLTPIKQEGIRKKERPTDKGVSWLVKTQYISPLSTDAAKTSLTEKQAKERRESRMGRNAFLDSLNDREKQIKAIEESFRAAKSRPVHQTKRGMQAEWVMPLLPDFDRYDDPFVMVNFDGDPTADSEQYNKLERPVRDECESWAVMKSFSVNGTDPTKQEKFLAYMAPAPHELARDLDDEDDIQYSWLREYHWEVRGDDKDDPTTYLVTFDEEEGARYLPLPTKLVLQKKKAKEGRSGDEIEHFPVPSRITVSRTAHGGTMERGESSSMHENLKRRRSPVDDDLDEHQKHSWGDVDQYSGEEYSE comes from the exons atgGCGTCGTACAGGCcgtacccgccgccgccgcagcacccgccgcccccgccaccgcAGGGCGGCTTCCCGCCGCAGATGAACCcgtacgcgccgccgccgccccagcagGCGCCGTACGGCCGGATGCCGGCGCCGCCTTACCACACgggtgccccgccgccgccaccacctggcccgccgccgccgcaccagccGCAGTTCAATTTCGGCCCCGGGCCCCCGCAGCAGGCCCCACCTCCGCCGCAGATGTACTAccagcccccgccgccgccctatggCGGGACCAGCAacccgccacctcctcccccttcGGCGCCACCCCCGCCTCCGTCCCCTCCCCCTGCGGCCCCGcccccgccacctccgcctccagcCCAGCTGCCGCCTGCCCAGGCCCCGCCGCCCCCCAAGGAGCAGCGGCCTAAGGCCGCGCTGCCGAGGGCCGAGACAGAGGAGGAGCGACGTGCACGGAAGAAGCGCGAGTTCGAGAAGCAGCGGGTGGAGGACCGGAAGCAACAGCAGATGATGCGCCAGACACAGGCCACCATTCTGCAGAGGACGCAGCAGGTGCGCACTTCACAGCAGCAGCCGTCATCGCAGAGTCGCCACCACCACCCACCGGGTGGCTCTCGGGCAGCAGCAACTGGGTCTCGCCCAGCATCAGCGCCTAATGCCGAGAGGTTTGAGAATAGGCTAAAAAAGCCAACAACATTCCTGTGCAAGCACAA GTTTAGGAATGAACTTCCAGATCCAAGTGCCCAGCTGAAATGGCTGCCCTTGAATAAGGATAAGGACCG ATATACCAAATACAGGATAACTTCATTGGAGAAAAATTACATGCCTAAAATGATTGTCCCAGAGGACCTTGGGATACCTCTCGACCTACTTGACATGAGTGTATACAA CCCCTCTGCTGTTCAGCCACCCATAGCTCCTGAAGACGAAGAGCTACTGAGAGATGATGAGGTCCTCACCCCTATTAAACAAGAAGGTATAAGGAAAAAGGAGAGGCCCACGGACAAAGGTGTTTCTTGGCTGGTCAAAACACAATATATATCTCCACTGAGTACTGATGCAGCCAAAACG TCCCTTACTGAGAAGCAGGCGAAGGAAAGGCGAGAATCAAGGATGGGCCGTAATGCTTTCCTGGACAGTCTTAATGATAG AGAGAAACAGATCAAAGCCATTGAAGAATCCTTCAGAGCAGCCAAATCACGGCCTGTTCACCAGACTAAACGTGGGATGCAAGCTGAGTGGGTTATGCCTCTGCTACCTGATTTTGATAG GTACGATGATCCGTTTGTCATGGTGAATTTTGATGGAGACCCGACTGCTGATTCTGAGCAGTACAACAAGCTTGAAAGACCCGTACGTGATGAATGTGAATCCTGG GCTGTGATGAAAAGTTTTAGTGTCAATGGTACAGACCCTACAAAACAAGAGAAGTTTTTGGCATACATGGCCCCAGCACCCCATGAG CTTGCTAGAGACttggatgatgaagatgatatcCAGTATTCTTGGCTAAGAGAATATCACTGGGAA GTAAGAGGAGATGATAAAGATGACCCGACAACATACCTTGTCACATTTGATGAGGAGGAGGGTGCAAGATATTTG CCTCTTCCCACTAAGCTAGTTTTGCAGAAGAAGAAAGCTAAGGAGGGGAGATCTGGGGATGAAATTGAGCATTTTCCAGTGCCTTCCCGAATTACCGTGAGCAGAACAGCTCATGGTGGTACCATGGAGCGTGGAGAATCTTCTAGCATGCAT GAGAATTTAAAGCGCCGAAGATCTCCTGTTGATGATGATCTTGATGAGCACCAAAAGCATTCTTGGGGAGATGTCGACCAATATAGTGGAGAAGAATATTCTGAGTGA